Proteins from a genomic interval of Quercus robur chromosome 9, dhQueRobu3.1, whole genome shotgun sequence:
- the LOC126699845 gene encoding S-type anion channel SLAH2-like isoform X1: MEDNTHMGSAQQNSTEVPSLLNYISSNKVAGFDDINISSSTNDQCQTSEYGSFSPTTNGIESEPIQHHQRVPSISISTPPSPVNAHLPTTKRVLFSGETIIRDGFPDSFGVPKTASSKPSKYSKYHSQPLVTGPAFKEAITDGKFAYHPSIKRIKDNRFDSFKTWSGKLERQLTQLRGKLPREAGPKDDIVHKTEFERNLPVDRYFDALEGPELDTVKASEEILLPNDDLWPFFLRFPISSFGICLGVTSQAIMWKSLATTASTKFLHISLTVNLILWCISIALVATVASIYLLKVIFYFEAVRREYYHPIRINFFFAPWIALLFLALGVPPSVAKNLPQPLWYVLMTPIFFLELKIYGQWMSGGRRRLSKVANPSNHLSVVGNFVGALLGASMGIKEGPIFFFAIGLAHYIVLFVTLYQRLPTNETLPKELHPVFFLFVAAPSVASMAWAKIQGTFDYGSRIAYFIGLFLYFSLAVRLNFFRGFTFSMAWWAYTFPMTGAAIATIRYSNEVTSVLTQALSVILSATATLTVTALLITTIWHAFILQDLFPNDLAIAISETQPKPHRKWFHLGHGSSDDKDDENFLKFRGSDGNDLEASTKPPSSERGEA; this comes from the exons ATGGAAGACAACACACATATGGGTTCTGCACAGCAGAATTCCACTGAAGTCCCATCTCTCCTCAACTATATATCATCAAATAAAGTAGCTGGCTTTGATGACATTAATATATCTAGCTCCACAAATGATCAGTGTCAGACAAGCGAATATGGATCTTTCAGTCCAACAACTAAT GGCATTGAGTCTGAACCCATTCAACATCATCAAAGGGTACCTTCTATTTCTATTAGCACGCCTCCATCTCCTGTGAATGCTCACTTACCGACCACCAAAAGAGTTCTCTTTAGTGGCGAAACAATTATTAGGGATGGATTTCCAGACTCTTTTGGTGTACCCAAGACTGCTAGCAGCAAACCATCAAAATATTCAAAGTATCATTCTCAGCCACTTGTTACAGGCCCTGCATTTAAGGAGGCAATTACTGATGGAAAATTTGCATACCACCCAAGTATTAAAAGGATAAAGGACAATAGATTTGATTCTTTCAAAACATGGTCCGGGAAACTTGAGAGGCAGCTCACACAACTACGTGGAAAGTTGCCACGGGAAGCTGGACCCAAGGATGACATAGTGCATAAAACAGAATTTGAAAGGAATTTGCCTGTGGACCGATACTTTGATGCCTTGGAAGGGCCAGAGTTGGACACTGTTAAG GCTTCAGAGGAAATACTGCTTCCAAATGATGATTTATGGCCATTTTTTCTACGGTTTCCCATCTCTTCATTTGGTATCTGTCTTGGTGTTACCAGCCAAGCAATTATGTGGAAATCTCTCGCCACCACTGCCTCCACAAAATTTCTCCACATAAGTCTGACAGTAAATCTCATTTTATGGTGCATCTCTATTGCTCTTGTAGCAACTGTTGCTTCCATCTACCTTCTAAAAGTGATTTTCTACTTTGAAGCAGTTCGTCGAGAGTACTACCACCCTATCCGTATCAACTTTTTCTTTGCCCCATGGATAGCCCTCTTGTTTTTAGCTCTTGGAGTGCCACCTTCAGTTGCTAAAAACCTGCCTCAACCTCTTTGGTATGTTCTCATGACACCAATTTTCTTTCTTGAGCTTAAGATCTATGGACAGTGGATGTCAGGAGGCCGAAGGAGGCTATCAAAGGTGGCCAATCCTTCAAACCATCTCTCCGTTGTTGGAAATTTTGTGGGGGCATTACTAGGTGCATCGATGGGTATAAAAGAGGGGCCTATATTCTTCTTTGCTATTGGGTTGGCTCACTACATAGTTCTATTTGTAACTCTCTACCAGAGGCTTCCAACAAATGAGACACTTCCAAAAGAGCTACACCCTGTATTCTTTCTGTTTGTGGCAGCACCAAGTGTTGCTTCAATGGCATGGGCAAAGATTCAAGGAACCTTTGACTATGGTTCACGGATTGCTTACTTCATTGGCCTGTTCCTTTATTTCTCACTG GCAGTTCGGCTTAATTTCTTCCGAGGATTCAC GTTTTCGATGGCATGGTGGGCCTACACTTTTCCAATGACTGGTGCTGCCATTGCAACCATTAGGTACTCAAATGAAGTCACAAGTGTGTTGACTCAAGCCCTGTCTGTCATCCTCTCCGCCACTGCTACGCTTACAGTTACGGCTCTACTTATAACAACTATCTGGCATGCCTTCATTCTCCAAGACCTTTTTCCTAATGACCTTGCTATTGCCATCAGTGAGACACAGCCAAAACCACACAGGAAATGGTTTCATCTAGGACACGGTAGCTCAGATGACAAAGATGatgaaaatttcttaaaatttagagGCTCAGATGGCAATGATTTAGAGGCCTCTACAAAACCTCCAAGCTCTGAGAGAGGTGAAGCTTAA
- the LOC126699845 gene encoding S-type anion channel SLAH2-like isoform X2, protein MTLIYLAPQMISVRQANMDLSVQQLMQGIESEPIQHHQRVPSISISTPPSPVNAHLPTTKRVLFSGETIIRDGFPDSFGVPKTASSKPSKYSKYHSQPLVTGPAFKEAITDGKFAYHPSIKRIKDNRFDSFKTWSGKLERQLTQLRGKLPREAGPKDDIVHKTEFERNLPVDRYFDALEGPELDTVKASEEILLPNDDLWPFFLRFPISSFGICLGVTSQAIMWKSLATTASTKFLHISLTVNLILWCISIALVATVASIYLLKVIFYFEAVRREYYHPIRINFFFAPWIALLFLALGVPPSVAKNLPQPLWYVLMTPIFFLELKIYGQWMSGGRRRLSKVANPSNHLSVVGNFVGALLGASMGIKEGPIFFFAIGLAHYIVLFVTLYQRLPTNETLPKELHPVFFLFVAAPSVASMAWAKIQGTFDYGSRIAYFIGLFLYFSLAVRLNFFRGFTFSMAWWAYTFPMTGAAIATIRYSNEVTSVLTQALSVILSATATLTVTALLITTIWHAFILQDLFPNDLAIAISETQPKPHRKWFHLGHGSSDDKDDENFLKFRGSDGNDLEASTKPPSSERGEA, encoded by the exons ATGACATTAATATATCTAGCTCCACAAATGATCAGTGTCAGACAAGCGAATATGGATCTTTCAGTCCAACAACTAAT GCAGGGCATTGAGTCTGAACCCATTCAACATCATCAAAGGGTACCTTCTATTTCTATTAGCACGCCTCCATCTCCTGTGAATGCTCACTTACCGACCACCAAAAGAGTTCTCTTTAGTGGCGAAACAATTATTAGGGATGGATTTCCAGACTCTTTTGGTGTACCCAAGACTGCTAGCAGCAAACCATCAAAATATTCAAAGTATCATTCTCAGCCACTTGTTACAGGCCCTGCATTTAAGGAGGCAATTACTGATGGAAAATTTGCATACCACCCAAGTATTAAAAGGATAAAGGACAATAGATTTGATTCTTTCAAAACATGGTCCGGGAAACTTGAGAGGCAGCTCACACAACTACGTGGAAAGTTGCCACGGGAAGCTGGACCCAAGGATGACATAGTGCATAAAACAGAATTTGAAAGGAATTTGCCTGTGGACCGATACTTTGATGCCTTGGAAGGGCCAGAGTTGGACACTGTTAAG GCTTCAGAGGAAATACTGCTTCCAAATGATGATTTATGGCCATTTTTTCTACGGTTTCCCATCTCTTCATTTGGTATCTGTCTTGGTGTTACCAGCCAAGCAATTATGTGGAAATCTCTCGCCACCACTGCCTCCACAAAATTTCTCCACATAAGTCTGACAGTAAATCTCATTTTATGGTGCATCTCTATTGCTCTTGTAGCAACTGTTGCTTCCATCTACCTTCTAAAAGTGATTTTCTACTTTGAAGCAGTTCGTCGAGAGTACTACCACCCTATCCGTATCAACTTTTTCTTTGCCCCATGGATAGCCCTCTTGTTTTTAGCTCTTGGAGTGCCACCTTCAGTTGCTAAAAACCTGCCTCAACCTCTTTGGTATGTTCTCATGACACCAATTTTCTTTCTTGAGCTTAAGATCTATGGACAGTGGATGTCAGGAGGCCGAAGGAGGCTATCAAAGGTGGCCAATCCTTCAAACCATCTCTCCGTTGTTGGAAATTTTGTGGGGGCATTACTAGGTGCATCGATGGGTATAAAAGAGGGGCCTATATTCTTCTTTGCTATTGGGTTGGCTCACTACATAGTTCTATTTGTAACTCTCTACCAGAGGCTTCCAACAAATGAGACACTTCCAAAAGAGCTACACCCTGTATTCTTTCTGTTTGTGGCAGCACCAAGTGTTGCTTCAATGGCATGGGCAAAGATTCAAGGAACCTTTGACTATGGTTCACGGATTGCTTACTTCATTGGCCTGTTCCTTTATTTCTCACTG GCAGTTCGGCTTAATTTCTTCCGAGGATTCAC GTTTTCGATGGCATGGTGGGCCTACACTTTTCCAATGACTGGTGCTGCCATTGCAACCATTAGGTACTCAAATGAAGTCACAAGTGTGTTGACTCAAGCCCTGTCTGTCATCCTCTCCGCCACTGCTACGCTTACAGTTACGGCTCTACTTATAACAACTATCTGGCATGCCTTCATTCTCCAAGACCTTTTTCCTAATGACCTTGCTATTGCCATCAGTGAGACACAGCCAAAACCACACAGGAAATGGTTTCATCTAGGACACGGTAGCTCAGATGACAAAGATGatgaaaatttcttaaaatttagagGCTCAGATGGCAATGATTTAGAGGCCTCTACAAAACCTCCAAGCTCTGAGAGAGGTGAAGCTTAA